The bacterium genome has a window encoding:
- the rpmJ gene encoding 50S ribosomal protein L36 translates to MKVRSSVKKICDKCKVVRRKGTVRVICDNPKHKQRQG, encoded by the coding sequence ATGAAGGTCCGGTCGTCGGTGAAGAAGATTTGCGACAAGTGCAAGGTCGTCCGCCGCAAGGGCACGGTGCGGGTGATCTGCGACAACCCCAAGCACAAGCAGCGCCAGGGCTAG
- the infA gene encoding translation initiation factor IF-1 codes for MGKEEPIEVEGTIVEPLPNAMFRVELEGGHRILAYISGKMRMHYIRILPGDKVKLELSPYDLNRGRIVFRYK; via the coding sequence ATGGGCAAGGAAGAGCCGATCGAGGTCGAGGGGACCATCGTCGAGCCGCTCCCGAACGCGATGTTCCGGGTGGAGCTCGAGGGGGGGCACCGGATCCTGGCCTACATCTCCGGGAAGATGCGGATGCACTACATCCGCATCCTCCCCGGCGACAAGGTCAAGCTGGAGCTCTCGCCGTACGATCTGAACCGCGGCCGGATCGTGTTCCGGTACAAGTAG
- the map gene encoding type I methionyl aminopeptidase has translation MIQIKTAEEIERMREAGLAVAQTLAGLRELVRPGVTTRELDRYAESTLRARGMRPAFKGYRGYPASICASPNEVVVHGIPSERRLAEGDILSIDVGAEFEGYFGDAAVTLPVGRIAPEAERLLRVTEEALARGLEQARPGNRLHDISWAIQSCAEEAGYGVVRDYVGHGIGRAMHEDPQVPNYGRPGSGPRLQAGMVLAIEPMINAGGAGVEVLADGWTVVTADRRLSAHFEHTVAIREEGPDVLTLPARA, from the coding sequence ATGATCCAGATCAAGACGGCGGAGGAGATCGAGCGCATGCGCGAGGCGGGGCTGGCGGTGGCGCAGACCCTGGCGGGCCTGCGCGAGCTGGTGCGCCCGGGCGTCACCACGCGCGAACTCGACCGCTACGCCGAGAGCACGCTGCGCGCCCGCGGGATGCGGCCGGCCTTCAAGGGCTACCGCGGCTATCCGGCCAGCATCTGCGCCTCGCCGAACGAGGTCGTGGTGCACGGCATCCCGTCGGAGCGCCGCCTCGCGGAGGGGGACATCCTGAGCATCGACGTCGGCGCGGAGTTCGAGGGCTACTTCGGCGACGCGGCCGTGACGCTTCCCGTGGGGCGCATCGCGCCGGAGGCCGAGCGGCTGCTGCGGGTCACCGAGGAGGCGCTGGCGCGCGGCCTGGAACAGGCGCGGCCGGGCAACCGCCTCCACGACATCTCCTGGGCGATCCAGAGCTGCGCCGAGGAGGCGGGCTACGGCGTCGTGCGCGACTACGTCGGGCACGGCATCGGGCGGGCGATGCACGAGGACCCGCAGGTGCCGAACTACGGCAGGCCGGGGAGCGGTCCGCGGCTGCAGGCGGGAATGGTGCTGGCCATCGAGCCGATGATCAATGCCGGAGGCGCGGGGGTCGAGGTGCTCGCCGACGGCTGGACGGTGGTCACGGCCGACCGGCGGCTGTCGGCGCACTTTGAGCACACGGTCGCCATCCGCGAGGAGGGGCCGGACGTGCTGACCCTTCCCGCACGGGCGTAG